Proteins found in one Siniperca chuatsi isolate FFG_IHB_CAS linkage group LG22, ASM2008510v1, whole genome shotgun sequence genomic segment:
- the LOC122870662 gene encoding proline-rich extensin-like protein EPR1, which translates to MAAAPRFQPYCPDAGLQLCCPDGSLQPRGPEAQTPAPSPDAQTPAPSPEAQPLGSGPDVPSPDPCPVSRPPEGPSLRLRRRPPVTSHLYHRHSTRPPEGSELNRKAQDCSSDPIKPLGHPPGVPCTSPVQSPGRSPEVPSSSPGQPRAVCPRSPAPPWSKLRAVRPSPEVRSQPVSAPASSPEVRSQPVSSPASSPEVRSQPVSSPVSSPEVRTVCQSPRRPPAVFKPLVVRQSPRRSPAVSKPLVVRQSPRRSPPVSKPLVVRQSPRRFPPVSKPLVIRQSPRRSPPVSKLWVVHPARPDSVSNLVCG; encoded by the exons ATGGCAGCAGCTCCCCGCTTCCAGCCCTACTGTCCAGACGCCGGTCTCCAGCTCTGCTGTCCAGACGGCAGTCTCCAGCCCAGAGGCCCAGAGGCCCAGACGCCGGCTCCCAGCCCGGATGCCCAGACGCCGGCTCCCAGCCCTGAGGCCCAGCCGCTGGGCTCCGGTCCTGACGTCCCGTCGCCGGACCCCTGTCCGGTCAGCAGACCTCcggagggtcccagccttcgtctTCGCCGCCGACCTCCGGTAACCTCCCATCTGTACCACAGGCATTCCACCAGACCTCCAGAAGGGAGTGAACTTAATCGCAAGGCGCAGGATTGCAGCTCCGACCCTATCAAGCCCCTGGGCCATCCACCCGGGGTACCCTGCACCTCGCCCGTCCAGTCCCCGGGCCGTTCAcctgaggtccccagctcctcGCCTGGCCAGCCCCGGGCCGTctgcccgaggtccccagctccaccctggTCCAAGctccgggccgtccgcccgag cccggaggtccgcagTCAgccagtctccgctccggctTCTAGCCCGGAGGTCCGCAGTCAGCCTGTCTCctctccggcttccagcccggaggtccgcagTCAGCCAGTCTCctctccggtttccagcccggaggtccgca CCGTCTGCCAGAGTCCGCGACGGCCTCCCGCCGTCTTCAAGCCCCTGGTCGTCCGCCAGAGTCCGCGACGGTCTCCTgccgtctccaagcccctggtcgtccGCCAGAGTCCGCGACGGTCTCCCcccgtctccaagcccctggtcgtccGCCAGAGTCCGCGACGTTTTCCCCctgtctccaagcccctggtcaTCCGCCAGAGTCCGCGACGATCTCCCCCCGTCTCCAAGCTCTGGGTCGTCCACCCGGCGAGACCGGACTCCG tgtccaacctCGTTTGTGGATAG
- the LOC122870063 gene encoding C-C motif chemokine 3-like: MKTSHIFLLCILGAALLYSVICSNEVGPDDCCFKFYPRRVKKNLIHSYYMTDYRCPKTGAILVTQKSRHICADPNLSWVENIMKSVDESSF, encoded by the exons ATGAAGACCAGTCACATCTTTCTTCTCTGCATCTTGGGAGCTGCACTGCTTTACTCAGTGATCTGCAGCA ATGAAGTTGGTCCTGACGACTGCTGCTTCAAATTCTACCCCAGAAGAGTGAAGAAAAACCTCATCCACTCATATTACATGACTGATTACCGGTGCCCAAAGACTGGAGCCAT tctgGTCACACAAAAGTCTCGTCACATCTGTGCGGATCCAAATCTCTCCTGGGTTGAGAACATCATGAAAAGTGTGGACGAAAGCTCCTTTTAA